GACAGCCGTTTTCTTTCCGGCAGGGGTCGACCGCGATGAAGACGCTCGTCAGGTGCGGGAACAGCACGCCGTTCTGGTACCAGTAGCCGTAATCCTGGTGCCACGCCCATGCCCCGCCGACCTTCGGGTCCTTCATAATCATTTTCGAGTGATAGTGGTACACCTCGCCGCCAAGCAATTTCTCGCTCGACCGGACAATCCGCTCGCACCGGGCGAACATGCCATAGATGCCGTCGCCCGGGTGGTTCCAGAGCGACAGCCGGACCGTTCTCCCTTCGCCGTCGGCACGGCCGAACGAGCGCCGATCGAGTTCGTGGTCCTCCTTCGCGGACCGCCGGAGGAGGTCGATTTCTTCCCGGTCGAAGAATCCCCGAGCGAGGACGGAGCCATCCTCGTGATACTGGCCGACCTGCGCGGGGGTGAGGAGGGGGTGCGGCATCGTCGGGTCCGAAAGCGGGGGGAGAGAAATCGGAGTTCGATTCGTCGGCGATTCATGGATAGGATACCGGAATTCGATTCCCACCCCAAACCCGAACCGGGTCTCCCACCATGCTTCGTGTTGGTCCCGTCATCATTCTCGCGATGATCGGCTCGGCCGCTCTCGCCGCGACCGCCCGCGCCGCCGAACCCAAGCCGACCGACCGGCCGGTTCCTGCCAAGGAAGCACCTGGGCGGATGACGCTGCCGGAGGGCTTCCGCGTGACGCTGTTCGCGGGCGAACCGGACGTGGTTCAGCCGATCGCCATGACGTTCGACGCCCGCGGCCGCCTCTGGGTCGTCGAGTGCCTGAGTTACCCGAAGTGGACCCGCGACGGCAAGGGCACCGACCGCGTCGTGATCCTCGAAGACACCAACCACGACGGCGTGTTCGACAAGCGGACGGTCTTTCTGGACAACGGCGCGAACCTGTCCGGCATCGAACTCGGCTTCGGCGGCGTCTGGCTCTGCTCGTCGCCGAACCTCGTATTCGTCCCCGACCGCGACGGGGACGACAAGCCGGACGGCCCGGCGGAAGTCGTCCTCGACGGCTGGAACATGACGGACACCAAGCACAACGTCTTCAACAGTCTCGCCTGGGGGCCGGACGGCTGGCTCTACGGACTAAACGGCATTCAAGCCAAGGCGAAGGTGGGTAAACCCGGCACGCCCGAGAAGGACCGCACGGCCTTCGATTGCGGCGTCTGGCGGTACCACCCCACCAAGAAGACGTTCGAGGTGTACGCCTGGGGGACGACGAACCCGTGGGGGATGGACTGGGACGATTACGGGCAGATGTTCATGACCAACTGCGTGATCGAACACCTCTGGCACGTCGTCCCGGGTGCGCACTTCAAGCGGATGTACGGCCAGGACCCGAACCCGAACACGTTCGGCCTGATGGGGCCGTGCTGCGACCACATCCACTGGGCCGGCGGCCCCTGGACCGAGTCGCGGGGCAACAAGCCCGAACACAGCGATGCCGGCGGCGGCCACGCCCACGTCGGCTGCTCCGTCTACCTCGGCGATAACTTCCCGCCCGAATACCGCAACAGCGCCTTCATGTGCAACCTGCACGGCAGCCGCCTCAACCGCGACACCCTGCACCGCACGGAAGTCGGCTACGTCGGCAAGCACGCGAAAGACTTCCTCTTCGCCAACGACCCCTGGTTCCGCGGTCTTTCGGTCAAATACGGCCCCGACGGAGGCCTCTACGTCTCGGACTGGACCGACACGGGCGAGTGCCACAACTA
The DNA window shown above is from Fimbriiglobus ruber and carries:
- a CDS encoding phytanoyl-CoA dioxygenase family protein, with amino-acid sequence MPHPLLTPAQVGQYHEDGSVLARGFFDREEIDLLRRSAKEDHELDRRSFGRADGEGRTVRLSLWNHPGDGIYGMFARCERIVRSSEKLLGGEVYHYHSKMIMKDPKVGGAWAWHQDYGYWYQNGVLFPHLTSVFIAVDPCRKENGCLQVLKGSHHAGRINHVLTGDQAGADRERVDELVKRLELVYVEMDPGDALFFHSNLLHRSDQNKSDHPRWSMICCYNAAKNDPYKDSHHPRYTPLKVVPDAAIKEVGVKRFAESGEVAWLDDKRDASARALTSEI